From a single Endozoicomonas euniceicola genomic region:
- a CDS encoding BamA/TamA family outer membrane protein, which translates to MNKTNRLAGLLFSGLLALTLSSPALSNVEVVPEQEGSINFSAVPYAFQSRDWGTAVGVSGIVTGWLQPQMSVFATAITSDNGSRLGFAGMNNLMIPGQSQWLVDLQLLNSYYDATDYYVSGNPDYQHEKAGSNDSSAENYVRTSGKEAEYLARFRYILPIGDGINGALASMMHRKGETSHNSGSMNPFANGFTTVEIEPFYLRQDLGEATPAKEDTSTNGIRLILDYDNRDSTQEPTTGNHVELKVTQGWSRKRRNAWRTWELKFSQFFDLGANDLWQQQVVALNGWVADTPTWNRTENLNGAEEYRRPPSYAGVSLGGWYRLRGYSSNRFYGRSAVSYSAEYRVKPQWQPLQQIPLLGDWYSLPWWQWTVFADAGRVADTFSARTLHSDMKFSVGAGIRFKAEGVIARAEIATSEEGSRIIMFINQPF; encoded by the coding sequence ATGAATAAAACCAACAGACTGGCAGGTTTACTGTTCTCTGGTTTACTGGCACTGACGCTTTCCAGCCCGGCCCTATCGAATGTCGAGGTCGTACCTGAACAGGAAGGTTCTATCAATTTTTCTGCGGTGCCTTATGCCTTTCAATCCCGGGACTGGGGAACAGCGGTCGGAGTATCCGGTATCGTAACGGGATGGTTGCAACCACAAATGTCGGTGTTTGCCACAGCCATTACTTCAGACAACGGCTCCCGACTGGGGTTTGCTGGCATGAATAACCTGATGATTCCCGGACAGAGCCAGTGGCTGGTCGATCTGCAATTGCTGAACAGCTATTACGATGCCACTGATTATTATGTTTCCGGAAATCCTGATTATCAGCATGAGAAAGCAGGCAGTAATGATTCCAGTGCTGAAAACTATGTTCGTACCTCAGGCAAAGAGGCCGAGTACCTGGCCCGCTTCCGGTATATTCTTCCTATCGGTGATGGTATCAATGGCGCACTGGCCAGCATGATGCATCGTAAAGGTGAGACCAGCCACAACTCGGGCTCCATGAATCCGTTTGCCAATGGCTTTACCACGGTGGAAATCGAGCCCTTTTATCTGCGCCAGGATCTGGGTGAAGCGACACCAGCAAAAGAGGACACTAGCACCAATGGCATTCGCCTGATCCTGGATTATGACAATCGGGATTCCACCCAGGAGCCCACCACCGGCAATCACGTAGAGTTAAAGGTCACCCAGGGCTGGAGCAGAAAACGCCGCAACGCATGGCGTACCTGGGAGTTGAAATTCAGCCAGTTCTTTGATCTGGGAGCTAATGACCTGTGGCAACAACAGGTGGTTGCCCTGAATGGCTGGGTGGCGGATACCCCCACCTGGAACAGAACGGAAAACCTCAATGGTGCTGAAGAATACCGACGACCGCCGTCTTATGCCGGTGTCTCTCTTGGTGGCTGGTATCGACTGAGAGGTTACAGCAGCAATCGTTTTTATGGTCGTTCAGCGGTATCGTACAGCGCTGAATACCGGGTCAAACCTCAGTGGCAACCTTTGCAACAGATACCGCTACTGGGTGACTGGTATAGTCTGCCCTGGTGGCAGTGGACGGTATTTGCCGATGCCGGGCGTGTCGCCGATACCTTCAGTGCGCGGACACTGCACAGTGATATGAAATTCAGCGTAGGCGCAGGCATTCGTTTTAAAGCGGAAGGCGTGATTGCCAGAGCCGAGATAGCCACCAGTGAGGAAGGCAGCCGGATCATTATGTTTATTAATCAGCCTTTTTGA
- a CDS encoding LysR family transcriptional regulator yields the protein MNLSRLNLNLLPGLKALLDTQSVSRAAQVMHVTQSAMSRTLGQLREALNDPILIRRGNHIYLSEKALNLHEEVNRVVHAASSIFENQQFDPATTERHFRIATGHRVLEEVMPGIIHKIWRQAPHFTFELVAQHPGLTVSNGKIDIMVGYIGEPEEGLSGYQLMKEQVCLVVCEDHPLAREPLSQERLLQFPFIMQKNDQNTHQIMNDYIRSLSAKVKVRAFAPSIMVCMNLVKGTDCVFLATGSVKTFARSLENVVVRNVPMDVPEVYYSMVWPEYWTLNRAHRWLREFIRDELTAFIQTRQAARFPQKKPKGEN from the coding sequence ATGAATTTATCCCGACTGAATCTGAATCTGTTACCAGGTCTGAAAGCGTTACTGGATACACAAAGTGTCTCCAGAGCCGCGCAGGTGATGCATGTGACCCAGTCCGCCATGAGCCGAACGTTGGGACAATTGCGCGAAGCCCTTAATGACCCGATTCTGATTCGCAGGGGGAACCATATCTACCTGTCTGAAAAAGCCCTGAACCTGCATGAAGAGGTCAATCGAGTGGTTCATGCTGCCAGCAGCATTTTTGAGAACCAGCAGTTTGACCCCGCGACGACAGAGCGGCACTTTCGTATTGCGACCGGTCATAGGGTGCTGGAGGAGGTTATGCCTGGCATTATTCACAAAATCTGGCGGCAGGCACCTCACTTTACCTTTGAGCTGGTGGCTCAGCACCCCGGACTAACGGTCAGTAACGGCAAAATTGACATAATGGTGGGCTACATTGGTGAACCGGAAGAGGGGCTGTCGGGCTACCAGTTAATGAAGGAGCAGGTTTGTCTGGTCGTGTGTGAAGATCATCCGTTAGCCCGTGAGCCGCTATCTCAGGAACGGTTGTTGCAGTTTCCATTCATTATGCAGAAGAATGACCAGAATACGCACCAGATAATGAACGACTACATTCGCTCATTAAGCGCCAAAGTGAAAGTTCGCGCGTTTGCTCCCAGCATTATGGTTTGTATGAATCTGGTAAAAGGCACCGACTGTGTTTTTCTGGCGACCGGCTCCGTTAAAACCTTTGCCCGGAGTCTGGAGAATGTGGTGGTGCGCAATGTGCCGATGGATGTTCCGGAAGTGTATTACAGCATGGTATGGCCAGAGTACTGGACATTAAACCGCGCTCACCGATGGTTGCGGGAATTTATTCGGGACGAGCTGACGGCGTTTATCCAAACTCGTCAGGCCGCGCGGTTTCCACAAAAGAAACCCAAAGGAGAAAATTAA
- a CDS encoding PTS sugar transporter subunit IIA — protein sequence MDHLLKSHIFMQQFAPNKYSALKQACMKLIEAGMVRPGYFHGMCRRELLSSTYLDHGIAVPHGVPGSRSEINNSGMIIMQFPEGVDWGDNNRAFLLCALAANGKEHLKMLSQLACSLDDMELCRQLAVTEQVDQIYQSITRFC from the coding sequence ATGGATCACTTATTAAAGTCGCATATATTTATGCAGCAGTTTGCACCGAACAAATACAGTGCTCTTAAACAGGCTTGCATGAAACTGATTGAGGCAGGCATGGTGCGGCCTGGCTATTTTCACGGAATGTGCAGGCGTGAGCTGCTGTCGTCTACTTATCTTGATCATGGGATTGCAGTACCCCATGGAGTGCCGGGCAGTCGTTCAGAGATAAACAACAGTGGCATGATTATTATGCAGTTTCCAGAGGGAGTAGACTGGGGGGATAACAATCGAGCCTTTCTTCTTTGTGCCCTGGCTGCTAATGGAAAGGAGCATTTAAAAATGCTCAGTCAGCTTGCCTGTTCTCTGGATGATATGGAACTGTGTCGTCAACTGGCAGTGACCGAGCAGGTCGATCAGATTTACCAGTCGATTACCCGGTTCTGTTAA
- a CDS encoding LacI family DNA-binding transcriptional regulator has translation MKLEELARLAGVSKATASIILNGRAEQYRISKLTQERVTALAEKYHYIANVQAAGLRSHTSQLVALIVPELTHGGFACFARTLELRLRAQDYHLLVSCSEDEPEVEACALRALIGHQVDAIVTISCHSSDQMYQSLTDNRIPIILIDRKIPDSRYPSIISNDLDTSLQLTSLLLESSHQQPVYLGGIAGMRNSLNRLQGYREILDNAGININEDYIFHHSYTAEAGYEMIRGYFSQHHVLPKNLLTASFTLMEGALSFVREHYALLPENLNWATFGDNMMLDLLPFPIHSARLDYTSMAEHTVNLLLSGLAGDSEQQAIVLSRDIIRR, from the coding sequence ATGAAACTGGAAGAACTGGCGCGTCTGGCAGGTGTATCCAAAGCAACAGCCAGTATAATTCTGAACGGTCGTGCTGAGCAGTATCGCATCAGCAAGCTGACACAGGAACGGGTGACAGCCCTGGCAGAAAAGTATCATTACATTGCCAATGTCCAGGCGGCAGGCCTGCGCAGCCATACCAGTCAACTGGTCGCCCTGATCGTTCCCGAACTCACGCACGGAGGCTTTGCCTGTTTTGCCAGAACCCTTGAGCTACGGCTCAGGGCACAGGACTATCACCTGTTAGTAAGCTGTTCAGAAGATGAGCCTGAAGTAGAAGCCTGCGCACTTCGGGCACTGATTGGACACCAGGTGGATGCTATTGTCACTATCAGCTGCCATAGCAGCGATCAGATGTATCAAAGCCTGACTGATAACCGCATTCCCATCATCCTGATCGACCGGAAAATCCCGGACAGTCGCTACCCCTCTATTATCAGTAACGATCTGGATACATCGCTTCAGCTGACATCACTACTACTGGAATCCAGCCACCAGCAACCTGTTTATCTCGGTGGCATCGCGGGTATGCGTAACAGCCTGAACCGCCTGCAGGGCTATCGGGAAATATTAGACAACGCCGGCATAAATATTAACGAAGATTATATTTTCCACCACAGTTACACCGCTGAAGCCGGCTATGAAATGATCAGGGGGTATTTCAGCCAGCATCATGTTCTACCTAAAAACCTGCTGACTGCTTCATTTACCTTGATGGAAGGTGCTTTATCCTTTGTGCGGGAACACTATGCGTTATTACCTGAAAACCTGAACTGGGCAACTTTTGGCGATAATATGATGCTGGATCTGTTGCCATTTCCCATTCACTCTGCCCGTCTGGATTACACGTCGATGGCAGAGCATACCGTTAATCTGTTGCTATCCGGCCTTGCCGGTGATTCAGAGCAACAGGCTATCGTCCTGTCCCGTGACATAATTCGACGATGA
- a CDS encoding PLP-dependent cysteine synthase family protein, producing the protein MSSNHQWVNEAVRKIEADFQRSADTHLIKLDLPSVEGIDLYLKDESTHPTGSLKHRLARSLFLYALCNGRIKEGTPVIESSSGSTAISEAYFARLLGLPFIAVIPKSTASKKIRQIEFYGGRCHLVDHSSQIYAESRRLAKELNGHYMDQFTYAERATDWRGNNNIANSMFEQMKLEQHPEPKFVVMSPGTGGTSATIGRYIRYQQLNTRLCVVDPDNSVFRHYYKTGDESLTIDAGSRIEGIGRPRVEPSFIPGVVDEMRHIPDAASIATMLWVGKLLGRKVGPSTGTNLFGALQIASEMKVRGETGSIVTLLCDSGERYLDTCYDPQWVASTIGDIEPYLKKLECFYLDGTLES; encoded by the coding sequence ATGAGTAGCAATCATCAGTGGGTAAATGAAGCGGTTCGTAAAATTGAAGCGGATTTTCAGCGCAGTGCTGACACTCATTTGATTAAACTGGATCTGCCATCTGTGGAAGGCATAGATCTGTACCTGAAAGATGAGAGTACTCACCCTACAGGTAGTCTGAAACACCGCCTGGCACGTTCTTTGTTTCTTTACGCTCTGTGTAATGGCCGGATAAAAGAAGGCACGCCTGTCATTGAGTCTTCCTCTGGCAGTACCGCTATTTCTGAAGCTTACTTTGCCCGCCTGCTGGGCTTGCCATTTATTGCCGTGATCCCTAAGAGTACCGCTAGCAAAAAGATTCGTCAGATTGAGTTTTATGGTGGTCGCTGCCATCTGGTGGATCACTCCAGCCAGATTTATGCAGAGTCCAGGCGGCTGGCGAAAGAACTGAACGGCCATTATATGGATCAGTTTACTTACGCTGAGCGTGCCACAGACTGGCGGGGCAATAACAACATTGCCAATTCCATGTTTGAGCAAATGAAGCTGGAGCAACACCCGGAGCCAAAATTTGTCGTCATGAGTCCGGGAACGGGTGGTACTTCTGCCACCATTGGCCGCTATATTCGTTATCAGCAGTTGAATACACGACTGTGTGTTGTTGATCCGGATAATTCAGTCTTCCGGCACTACTACAAGACTGGTGACGAGTCTCTGACGATAGATGCCGGTTCTCGCATTGAAGGTATTGGGCGTCCCAGGGTTGAGCCTTCCTTTATACCGGGCGTGGTTGATGAAATGCGTCATATCCCTGATGCGGCTTCCATTGCCACCATGCTCTGGGTAGGAAAACTGTTAGGCAGGAAAGTAGGCCCCAGTACCGGAACCAACCTGTTTGGAGCTTTGCAAATTGCCAGCGAAATGAAAGTCCGTGGTGAAACCGGATCGATTGTTACCCTGCTCTGCGACAGTGGTGAGCGCTACCTTGACACCTGCTACGATCCGCAGTGGGTCGCCAGTACTATTGGCGATATTGAGCCTTATCTGAAAAAGCTGGAATGCTTTTATCTTGATGGCACATTGGAATCCTGA
- the hisA gene encoding phosphoribosylformimino-5-aminoimidazole carboxamide ribotide isomerase — translation MQFRPCIDLHNGKVKQIVGSSLSDSDNSAAVNFESDRSPAEFAALYRKDNLQGGHVIKLGSGNEAAAQQALAAWPGGMQIGGGMTAENAAGYLTMGASHVVVTSYVFRDGKVHHDNLKKLVTAVGRERLVLDLSCKKKDGRYYIVTDRWQTFTQTEVSRETLHELADSCAEFLVHAASVEGMMAGPDLQLVALLAEHSPIPVTYAGGIASIEDIEAVRAAGKNKIHITIGSALELFGGSLNYKDVVERCKA, via the coding sequence ATGCAGTTTCGTCCCTGTATTGATTTACACAATGGCAAGGTCAAACAGATTGTCGGCAGTTCGTTATCGGATTCAGATAATTCAGCCGCTGTTAACTTCGAGAGTGATCGTTCACCGGCAGAGTTTGCTGCCCTTTATCGTAAAGACAATCTTCAGGGCGGGCATGTTATCAAACTGGGTTCCGGCAATGAGGCTGCTGCACAGCAGGCCCTTGCAGCCTGGCCCGGAGGGATGCAGATTGGCGGTGGAATGACTGCTGAAAATGCAGCGGGCTACCTGACAATGGGGGCTTCCCACGTTGTGGTGACCTCTTATGTGTTTCGGGATGGGAAGGTTCATCATGATAATCTGAAAAAACTGGTCACGGCCGTAGGGCGAGAACGACTGGTTCTGGATTTGTCCTGTAAGAAGAAAGACGGGCGTTATTATATTGTGACAGACCGGTGGCAGACGTTTACGCAGACGGAAGTATCCAGGGAAACGTTGCATGAACTGGCGGATTCCTGTGCCGAATTCCTGGTTCATGCCGCTTCTGTTGAAGGAATGATGGCTGGACCCGATTTGCAACTGGTGGCTTTGCTGGCGGAACACTCACCGATTCCAGTGACTTATGCAGGTGGGATAGCCTCTATTGAGGATATTGAAGCGGTCAGGGCGGCGGGTAAAAATAAAATCCACATCACTATAGGCAGTGCGTTGGAACTGTTCGGCGGCTCACTAAACTACAAAGATGTTGTTGAGCGCTGCAAAGCGTAA
- a CDS encoding tyrosine-protein phosphatase, which produces MSIEITDESLSGFPSGALCKHQRHIPMGTPHNLRTLAGISTQDGRDIAAGKLYRSDSVAQLSGESEKRLSALQLKVVTDFRSSLEQKNTPHQWSENNIDIIHRPIPVMGDNGRVELMRVLQSVDSAEDVAHWLRELYRSMVIDFSHVYAEWLHSLLNDDSYPQLYHCTAGKDRTGVATALLLKLLGVADVLIMDDFLLSNELSAEYIEARTTGKVAFSWMPEGVNPDFLRPLLSVQKEFLEATFSHINEECGSFAQYAKQCLGMTSKEISQLRKNLLVPG; this is translated from the coding sequence GTGTCGATAGAGATTACAGATGAATCCCTGAGTGGCTTTCCTTCTGGGGCGCTGTGTAAACATCAGCGCCATATTCCCATGGGTACACCCCACAATCTTCGCACTCTGGCGGGTATCAGTACGCAGGATGGAAGGGACATCGCTGCCGGAAAACTCTATCGCTCTGATTCAGTCGCACAGCTTTCCGGTGAAAGCGAGAAACGACTGAGTGCGCTGCAGTTAAAGGTTGTTACTGATTTCCGCTCCAGCCTGGAGCAAAAAAATACGCCCCACCAATGGTCAGAGAATAATATTGATATTATCCATCGGCCTATACCGGTTATGGGCGATAATGGTCGCGTTGAACTGATGCGGGTGTTGCAGAGTGTCGATTCCGCTGAGGACGTTGCCCATTGGTTGCGCGAACTGTATCGCAGCATGGTGATAGATTTTAGTCATGTTTACGCGGAGTGGCTGCATAGTCTGCTAAATGATGACAGTTACCCTCAGCTTTATCACTGTACCGCTGGTAAAGACCGAACGGGTGTGGCAACGGCTTTACTGCTGAAGTTGCTGGGTGTTGCCGATGTGTTGATAATGGATGACTTCCTGCTGTCCAATGAGTTATCTGCGGAATATATTGAAGCACGCACTACAGGTAAAGTGGCATTTAGCTGGATGCCAGAAGGGGTGAATCCCGATTTTCTACGGCCTCTGTTGAGCGTTCAAAAAGAGTTTTTAGAGGCTACGTTCAGCCATATCAATGAAGAGTGTGGCAGTTTTGCTCAGTATGCAAAGCAGTGTCTTGGTATGACATCGAAAGAGATCAGTCAGCTGCGGAAAAACCTGCTGGTGCCAGGATAG
- a CDS encoding YaiI/YqxD family protein produces MHIWVDADACPNLIKEILFRAAERVKVPLTLVANQYLRTPPSTLIKAVQVPAGFDVADNYIAQHVQPGELVITADIPLAAEVVGKQALALNPRGELYTKENVQQRLSMRNFMDELRSSGVDTGGPSSLSAQDRQAFANQLDRLLVKHS; encoded by the coding sequence ATGCACATCTGGGTCGATGCCGATGCCTGTCCAAATTTAATCAAGGAAATCCTGTTCCGGGCCGCCGAGCGAGTCAAAGTCCCCTTAACCCTGGTGGCTAATCAGTATTTGCGCACACCGCCATCCACCCTGATAAAAGCCGTTCAGGTTCCCGCCGGATTCGATGTCGCAGACAATTACATTGCCCAACACGTTCAACCTGGCGAGCTGGTTATCACCGCCGATATTCCTCTTGCCGCAGAAGTGGTCGGCAAACAGGCCCTGGCACTGAACCCAAGAGGCGAGTTGTATACAAAGGAAAATGTGCAACAGCGTTTATCCATGAGAAACTTTATGGACGAGCTGCGCAGTAGTGGTGTCGATACCGGTGGGCCTTCGTCGCTTTCAGCTCAAGACCGTCAGGCTTTTGCGAATCAGTTAGACCGGTTACTGGTAAAACATTCTTGA
- a CDS encoding RNA-guided endonuclease InsQ/TnpB family protein — translation MSLSVSLPRSATATTDSVPLKGAKIVASKRIRIYPENEPAYRDALALYRRSYNLAVERFRNDKYKDENGKFINMRPSIKAQVEKEQKDNGRAYNSIISDNGTLAAATTFKSVCSKNKKLKGASGGFSEISFKSRKGSRHSFSIDRLPKGLNPCVNALGRIHLTEEVPAEAIGKSCVITCDKGRWFIQVQQHIELNADIQGAVKCVGIDPGVRTFATCFSDKEALIAGNDFAKEKLFPLMKRVDNFIGQKQKILNTQKGIKFPDMPQWAQDRIVNFDKEINRLKCKKDDIILDLHNRLAFELVSNYDVIFLPSFETRGMVTRKDKKVRTIRRNTCRQMLDLNHYGFKVRLKWYARKYGKHVVDCNEAYTSKTRSWDGSIDDRLGSSKVIKGNGFTVDRDINGARNVLLKNLTRQLEP, via the coding sequence ATGAGCTTATCGGTTTCATTACCTCGTTCTGCAACAGCCACTACGGACAGCGTTCCGCTAAAAGGCGCAAAGATCGTAGCATCAAAAAGGATCAGAATTTACCCGGAGAATGAACCGGCCTACAGGGATGCACTTGCTCTTTACAGGCGTTCTTACAACCTGGCTGTGGAGCGGTTCCGCAATGACAAATACAAGGACGAAAATGGTAAATTTATTAATATGCGCCCGTCGATAAAGGCTCAGGTGGAGAAGGAGCAAAAAGACAATGGACGGGCTTATAACTCTATTATTTCAGATAATGGAACACTAGCGGCAGCGACAACATTCAAGTCTGTTTGCAGTAAAAACAAAAAACTCAAAGGGGCAAGTGGAGGTTTCTCAGAAATAAGTTTTAAGAGCCGTAAAGGAAGCAGGCACTCATTCTCTATTGATAGACTGCCAAAGGGATTGAACCCTTGCGTTAATGCGTTGGGCAGAATCCATCTAACGGAAGAAGTGCCTGCCGAAGCCATTGGTAAATCATGCGTTATTACCTGTGACAAAGGGCGCTGGTTCATTCAGGTTCAACAACACATAGAACTCAATGCCGATATCCAAGGCGCAGTGAAGTGTGTTGGGATCGACCCCGGAGTGCGAACTTTTGCTACCTGTTTCAGCGATAAAGAGGCTTTAATTGCAGGAAATGACTTTGCCAAAGAAAAGTTGTTCCCGCTTATGAAACGAGTTGACAATTTCATTGGGCAAAAACAAAAGATTCTAAACACCCAAAAAGGCATAAAGTTTCCTGACATGCCTCAGTGGGCGCAGGATCGTATTGTCAACTTTGACAAAGAGATTAACCGCCTTAAGTGCAAGAAAGATGACATTATTCTGGACTTGCATAACCGACTGGCGTTCGAGCTTGTATCCAATTATGACGTTATCTTTCTGCCGTCTTTCGAGACGAGGGGCATGGTCACACGAAAAGACAAAAAGGTGCGTACCATACGCCGGAATACCTGCCGCCAGATGCTAGATCTCAATCATTACGGGTTTAAGGTGCGTTTGAAGTGGTACGCCAGAAAGTACGGAAAGCACGTTGTGGATTGCAATGAAGCGTACACGTCAAAGACCCGCTCATGGGATGGCAGTATTGATGATCGGCTTGGTTCATCAAAAGTTATAAAAGGCAATGGTTTCACCGTTGACAGAGACATCAACGGTGCGAGAAACGTCCTTCTTAAAAATCTAACAAGGCAGCTTGAGCCTTAA
- a CDS encoding recombinase family protein has translation MQTSGGHYRIFINQQRKICYARVSSGKQKSSIATQRRRLLERYPDAEFISDIASAFNFKRKGLQTILESAMCDHPTHIVVTTKDRLARSGFELIKWLVELSGGQIEVLDDSNGSGEAFDTHELIGFITSFCNSHYGQRSAKRRKDRSIKKDQNLPGE, from the coding sequence ATGCAAACGAGCGGGGGTCACTACCGCATATTCATCAACCAGCAGAGGAAGATATGCTATGCAAGGGTTAGCTCAGGGAAGCAAAAATCTTCCATTGCTACGCAAAGGCGACGCTTGCTCGAAAGGTATCCTGACGCAGAATTTATCAGTGACATTGCCAGTGCTTTCAACTTTAAACGAAAAGGACTGCAAACCATTCTGGAATCAGCGATGTGCGACCATCCAACCCACATTGTGGTTACCACAAAAGACAGGCTCGCACGATCAGGATTCGAACTTATCAAGTGGCTCGTTGAATTATCAGGAGGACAAATCGAAGTTTTGGATGACTCGAATGGTTCCGGTGAAGCCTTTGATACCCATGAGCTTATCGGTTTCATTACCTCGTTCTGCAACAGCCACTACGGACAGCGTTCCGCTAAAAGGCGCAAAGATCGTAGCATCAAAAAGGATCAGAATTTACCCGGAGAATGA
- a CDS encoding META domain-containing protein, producing MRTIGRFATVLTVSSMLAACSSTHKPVVVTPDMLQGQIWVMSSINGEAPVGGKRITMELAQGSASQGKINGKGPCNSYFGGYQIEKGDFSFGRIGSTMMACREPVMQQEMAFHTTLQKTNQMLMDGRQLILKEAGGQDSIVFMAETGRVKGQVQTSTGSFPRNSQVMIRLSDVSKQDAHLQVIGEQKIRIKGEIHGPVAFDLPYAPHLIQAGHSYAISVEVRQNGKLLYTSQSHYPLNLDKAALDVKAEPVKSM from the coding sequence ATGAGAACCATTGGCCGTTTTGCGACGGTATTGACCGTTAGCTCTATGCTGGCAGCCTGCAGTTCAACGCACAAGCCTGTTGTTGTCACGCCAGACATGCTACAGGGGCAGATATGGGTAATGAGTTCAATCAATGGGGAAGCCCCGGTTGGTGGCAAGCGTATCACGATGGAGCTGGCGCAGGGTTCTGCCTCTCAGGGTAAGATAAATGGCAAAGGACCTTGCAACAGTTACTTTGGTGGCTATCAGATAGAGAAAGGCGATTTTTCGTTTGGACGTATTGGTTCAACAATGATGGCTTGCCGGGAACCGGTGATGCAGCAGGAAATGGCGTTCCACACTACGCTGCAGAAAACGAACCAGATGCTTATGGATGGCCGGCAACTGATTCTTAAAGAAGCAGGCGGTCAGGACTCCATCGTCTTTATGGCTGAAACAGGCCGTGTTAAAGGTCAGGTGCAAACCTCCACAGGGAGTTTCCCCCGAAATTCTCAGGTAATGATCCGGCTCAGTGACGTCAGCAAACAAGACGCCCACTTACAGGTTATTGGTGAACAGAAAATCAGGATTAAAGGTGAGATTCACGGACCGGTCGCTTTTGACCTGCCTTATGCTCCACACTTGATTCAGGCGGGGCATTCGTATGCTATCTCTGTAGAAGTGCGGCAGAACGGCAAGCTGCTTTACACTAGCCAGAGTCACTATCCTTTGAATCTGGATAAAGCGGCGCTGGATGTTAAAGCGGAACCCGTAAAAAGCATGTAA
- the trhA gene encoding PAQR family membrane homeostasis protein TrhA — MKCHPSQKPPMLNRAYSLGEEIANSVTHGIGAMLSVAGLTLLVTYAAIQGDTWRVVSFSIYGGSMILLFLMSTLYHSFQNKKVKQVFKLLDHCAIYLLIAGTYTPFLLVTLRGTTGWILFAIIWLLAFTGIIFKLAFRHRFKKLSLLTYVAMGWLALFVGQELTQRLSAGGMAWLIAGGLAYTLGVIFYVWKKLPYNHAIWHLFVLAGSLCHYTTIFVYVLPDS, encoded by the coding sequence ATGAAATGCCACCCCTCCCAAAAACCACCTATGCTCAACAGGGCTTACAGCCTTGGGGAAGAAATAGCGAATAGCGTAACCCACGGTATTGGAGCCATGCTAAGTGTAGCAGGGCTGACACTGTTGGTGACTTACGCCGCTATACAAGGCGACACCTGGCGTGTAGTGAGTTTTAGTATTTACGGCGGAAGCATGATACTTCTGTTTCTTATGTCGACCCTTTACCACAGTTTCCAGAATAAAAAAGTAAAACAAGTTTTCAAATTGCTGGACCACTGTGCCATTTATTTGTTGATTGCAGGGACTTACACACCTTTCCTGCTGGTTACCCTCAGGGGAACAACGGGATGGATCCTTTTTGCCATCATCTGGCTGCTGGCCTTTACAGGCATTATTTTTAAGCTGGCATTCAGGCACCGCTTTAAAAAGCTTTCCCTGCTGACCTATGTAGCAATGGGCTGGCTGGCACTGTTTGTCGGACAGGAGCTAACCCAAAGACTGTCAGCCGGAGGCATGGCATGGTTAATTGCAGGCGGGCTGGCTTACACTCTGGGCGTGATATTCTATGTTTGGAAAAAGCTACCCTATAACCATGCCATCTGGCACCTGTTTGTATTAGCCGGAAGCCTTTGCCACTACACAACTATTTTTGTTTATGTTTTGCCTGACAGCTAA